A part of Caloenas nicobarica isolate bCalNic1 chromosome 10, bCalNic1.hap1, whole genome shotgun sequence genomic DNA contains:
- the KIF23 gene encoding kinesin-like protein KIF23, with the protein MRAAARTPRRPVPKKPSNPSLKDPVGVYCRVRPLSRPDQECCIEVINETTVQIHPPEGYRIFRNGEYRETQYSFKEVFGTLVVQKQLFDVVAKPLVEDLIRGKNGLLFTYGVTGSGKTHTMTGSPGDGGLLPRCLDMIFNSIGPFQAKRFVFKLDDKNGVDVQCEVDALLERQKRDAMPVPKTPSGKRQIDPEFADMINVQDHCKVEDVDEDNVYSVFVSYIEIYNNYIYDLLEEAPFEPIKPKWNNCNTPVRNGDFIPPQSKMLREDQNHNMYVMGCTEVEVKSTEEAFEVFWRGQKKRRIANTQLNRESSRSHSVFIIKLAQAPLDADGDNVLQEKEQITLSQLSLVDLAGSERTNRTKAEGNRLREAGNINQSLMTLRTCIEVLRENQMYGMNKMVPYRDSKLTHLFKNYFDGEGKVRMIVCVNPKAEDYEESLQVMRFAEMTQEVEVARPIDRALCGLTPGRRLRNQAFQEELSRKLEMRGGPINEETEEQSVAEMFLQSLPPLPSCELLDVNDDQTLPKLIEVLEKRHKLRQMLSEEFAKNVLTFKTTLQEFDSSVIAKENYIQGKLSEKDKTIARQKTDLERLEKKIKTLEYKIEILEKTTTIYEEDKRNLQQELESKSQKLQRQASDKRRLEARLQGMVAETTMKWEKECERRVAAKQLEMQNKLWVKDEKLKQLKAIVTEPRNEKPERPSRERDREKPIQRSVSPSPVPNSQRPVSNPQLHRRSNSCSSISVASCVMEWEQKTPSHKHTSGTSNARSRQQEPEQSRDSNTSDRRRGMCWTGVIEVPRRRHELEIEEDQCCRNAPPVRLRHRRSRSAGERWVDHKPPSNLPTETVMQPHVPHAITVAAASEKALAKCDKYMLTHQELASDGEIETKLIKGDVFKTRGGGQAVQFTEIETLKQESPTGRKRRSSPSNPDPAEDATDSAWTDVETRCSVAVEMRAGSALGPGYQHHAQPKRRKP; encoded by the exons ATGAGGGCGGC GGCCAGGACGCCGCGCAGGCCGGTGCCCAAGAAGCCGTCCAACCCCAGCCTGAAGGATCCCGTGGGG GTGTACTGCAGGGTGCGGCCGCTCAGCCGCCCGGACCAGGAGTGCTGCATCGAGGTGATCAACGAGACCACGGTGCAGATCCACCCGCCCGAGGGATACAGGATATTCCGCAACGGGGAGTACCGGGAG aCACAGTACTCGTTTAAAGAAGTGTTTGGCACCCTAGTtgttcagaagcagctttttgaCGTGGTGGCTAAACCTCTAGTAGAAGATCTCATTCGTGGGAAAAATG GTCTGCTTTTTACGTATGGTGTGACTGGCAGCGGGAAGACACACACCATGACGGGATCTCCTGGGGACGGAGGGCTTCTCCCACGCTGCCTCGACATGATCTTCAACAGCATCGGACCCTTCCAGGCCAAGCGATTT GTTTTTAAGCTTGATGACAAGAATGGTGTGGATGTTCAGTGTGAAGTAGATGCTCTATTAGAGCGCCAGAAAAGAGATGCCATGCCTGTTCCAAAAACTCCATCTGGCAA GCGACAAATAGATCCGGAATTTGCTGACATGATCAATGTGCAAGATCACTGCAAAGTGGAAGACGTTGATGAAGATAATGTCTACAGTGTCTTTGTCTCCTATATTGAGATCTACAACAACTACATATACGACCTCTTGGAGGAAGCTCCATTTGAGCCTATAAAACCCAA GTGGAACAATTGCAACACTCCCGTGCGAAATGGTGACTTTAT ACCTCCACAATCCAAAATGCTCCGTGAGGACCAGAATCACAACATGTACGTCATGGGATGCACAGAAGTAGAGGTGAAATCTAcagaagaagcttttgaagtattttggaGAG GTCAGAAGAAGAGGCGGATTGCAAACACTCAGCTGAATCGAGAATCCAGTCGCTCTCACAGCGTTTTTATAATAAAGTTGGCTCAGGCACCGCTGGATGCAGATGGAGACAACGTGCTACAG GAGAAAGAGCAGATCACTTTAAGCCAGCTCTCTTTAGTCGATCTGGCTGGAAGTGAAAGAACTAATCGAACAAAAGCTGAAGGGAACAGGTTGCGAGAAGCAG GTAACATTAATCAGTCACTAATGACATTAAGAACATGTATTGAAGTTCTACGGGAGAACCAGATGTATGGAATGAATAAG atGGTCCCGTACAGAGATTCCAAACTGACGCACCTCTTCAAGAACTATTTTGATGGCGAAGGAAAAGTGCGGATGATTGTGTGCGTGAATCCGAAAGCTGAGGACTACGAGGAAAGCCTG CAAGTCATGCGCTTTGCGGAGATGACGCAGGAAGTGGAGGTTGCGAGGCCCATTGACAGAGCCCTGTGTGGGCTGACGCCGGGACGGCGCCTCAGGAACCAGGCGTTCCAGGAGGAGCTGTCGCGCAAACTGGAGATGCGGGGTGGCCCCATAAATGAAG aaacagaagagcaatctgttgcagaaatgtttttgcagAGCTTACCCCCATTGCCTTCGTGTGAGCTATTGGATGTTAATGACGATCAAACGCTTCCAAAGCTCATTGAAGTCCTGGAAAAACGCCATAAACTACGACAAATGTTATCAGAAGAGTTTGCCAAAAACG TGCTCACATTTAAAACAACGCTGCAAGAATTTGACTCCAGTGTTATAGCCAAGGAAAACTATATTCAAGGAAAACTgtctgaaaaagacaaaacaatagcaagacagaaaacagaccTAGAAcgcctggagaagaaaattaaaactttggAATACAAG aTTGAGATTTTAGAGAAAACTACAACAATTTATGAAGAAGACAAGCGTAATCTTCAGCAAGAGCTAGAAAGCAAGAGCCAGAAACTGCAACGTCAGGCTTCTGACAAGCGCAGGCTGGAGGCACGGCTGCAAGGCATGGTGGCAGAAACAACCATGAAGTGGGAGAAGGAGTGT GAGCGTCGTGTAGCAGCGAAGCAGCTGGAGATGCAGAACAAACTTTGGGTCAAAGATGAAAAACTGAAGCAACTGAAGGCCATCGTTACCGAACCAAGAAATGAAAAGCCGGAGAGGCCTTCACGGGAGAGGGACCGAGAGAAGCCCATTCAGAGATCAGTGTCTCCGTCACCA GTTCCTAACAGCCAGCGGCCCGTGAGCAACCCGCAGCTGCACAGACGTTCTAATTCTTGTAGCagcatttctgtggcctcctgtGTCATGGAGTGGGAGCAGAAAACCCCTTCGCACAAGCACACCAGTGGCACTTCTAATGCGAGGAGTagacagcaagaaccagaacAAAGTAGAGACTCTAACACCTCAGACAGAAGGCGAGGGATGTGCTGGACTGGAGTCATTGAGGTTCCCAGGCGTAGACATGAGCTAGAAATAGAAGAGGATCAATGCTGCAGG AACGCGCCTCCGGTTCGCCTCAGACACAGACGCTCGCGCTcagctggggagcgctgggtGGATCACAAACCACCTTCTAACCTGCCCACTGAGACGGTCATGCAGCCGCACGTCCCCCACGCCATCACGGTGGCGGCTGCCAGCGAAAAGGCGCTGGCCAAGTGCGACAAGTACATGCTGACGCACCAGGAGCTGGCCTCTGACGGGGAGATTGAGACCAAACTCATTAAG